A window from Deinococcus aquiradiocola encodes these proteins:
- a CDS encoding AAA family ATPase yields the protein MTLQLLGEPQLRLAGVPFPCRGMGLRLLAVLAVDGPSERLKLADLLWETTTHRALHNLRMAVHQLVRDLGEHGDLLRRRPGFLELDLLRVRVDALCVPEDPSALLTHWRGFLSGQRSRGSEAWLEWAQRTEDRLLGEHVEHLRRAAFLHPEPLSGRLRRRARELVVGLSPEPVDPVPRPLSRPDPPVSQEPPPAHTAPFVGRGQVLDDVLAAVERRQMVFLSGAPGTGKTALQAALASLFGGRQFMPVASDPADRDGPYSTIYRALRDLQQGLNLGRWFLPEVPSGEVVAHLSQLREVRLSGDLDPLARPLLAEAFQQPFVSWGDDIHHWDDASTRVVARHSPRLLAQSPRAGVVNTFRPGDLNSGCRASVLRCIDQGRGVIIPIPALTRDEVAELSASFLPGVTDAQVGHLCHYAGGLPGLIVPVLNEAVRRGSLPERLTPVAAEAARLHLQLTQLGGRELEILRVLAVNDGAPVDVELLGGVLQVPRGTVVDALERLFHCGYLVGHEVHPPALRQTVLRHAPPLILADLAVRLHDTRNVSPSTRHDPGLTAN from the coding sequence ATGACACTCCAGCTGCTGGGCGAGCCTCAACTCCGCCTGGCTGGCGTCCCGTTTCCCTGCCGCGGCATGGGGCTGCGGCTCCTGGCCGTGCTGGCGGTGGATGGTCCGTCCGAACGGCTGAAGCTGGCAGATCTGCTGTGGGAGACCACCACGCACCGGGCCCTGCACAACCTCCGTATGGCCGTGCATCAGCTGGTCCGGGACCTGGGGGAGCACGGGGACCTGTTGCGCCGCCGCCCAGGTTTCCTGGAACTGGATCTTCTGCGGGTACGGGTGGACGCGCTGTGCGTCCCTGAAGACCCAAGCGCCCTGCTGACCCACTGGCGGGGCTTTCTGTCGGGCCAGCGGAGCCGGGGCAGCGAGGCCTGGCTGGAGTGGGCGCAGCGGACTGAGGACCGTCTCCTCGGCGAGCATGTCGAGCATCTGCGCCGCGCAGCCTTCCTGCATCCCGAGCCGCTCTCCGGGCGACTGCGCCGACGCGCACGCGAGCTCGTGGTGGGCCTGTCCCCGGAGCCGGTGGACCCGGTGCCGCGCCCGCTCTCGCGTCCGGACCCCCCAGTCAGTCAGGAACCACCTCCTGCCCACACGGCTCCCTTCGTCGGACGCGGTCAGGTGCTTGACGATGTCCTGGCCGCCGTGGAGCGTCGCCAGATGGTGTTCCTGAGCGGTGCTCCCGGCACAGGCAAGACCGCTCTGCAGGCGGCCCTGGCCTCACTGTTTGGCGGGCGGCAATTCATGCCGGTGGCCAGCGACCCTGCCGACCGGGACGGACCGTACTCCACCATCTACCGTGCCCTGAGGGACCTGCAGCAGGGGCTGAATCTCGGGCGCTGGTTCCTGCCTGAGGTGCCGTCCGGCGAGGTGGTCGCTCACCTGTCTCAGCTGCGTGAGGTGCGACTTTCCGGTGACCTGGATCCTCTGGCCCGGCCACTCCTGGCCGAGGCGTTTCAGCAGCCCTTCGTCAGCTGGGGAGACGACATCCACCACTGGGACGACGCCTCGACCCGGGTGGTGGCCCGGCACTCCCCCAGGCTGCTGGCCCAGAGCCCCAGGGCGGGCGTGGTCAATACGTTCCGTCCCGGTGACCTGAACTCCGGGTGCCGCGCCAGCGTCCTGCGCTGCATCGATCAGGGACGCGGCGTGATCATTCCGATTCCTGCGTTGACCCGCGACGAGGTCGCCGAGTTGAGTGCTTCATTCCTGCCCGGTGTGACCGACGCTCAGGTCGGGCATCTGTGCCACTACGCCGGTGGTCTTCCCGGCCTGATCGTGCCGGTCCTGAACGAGGCCGTCCGGCGGGGCAGCCTGCCTGAACGCCTGACGCCGGTCGCCGCCGAGGCCGCCCGGCTGCACCTGCAGCTGACGCAACTGGGCGGCCGCGAGCTGGAAATTCTGCGTGTCCTGGCCGTGAATGATGGTGCGCCCGTGGACGTGGAGCTGCTGGGTGGAGTGCTTCAGGTGCCCAGAGGCACCGTGGTGGACGCCCTGGAGCGGTTGTTCCACTGCGGGTATCTGGTCGGCCATGAGGTGCATCCCCCGGCGCTGCGGCAGACGGTACTGCGCCATGCACCGCCCCTGATCCTGGCTGATCTCGCCGTCCGGCTGCACGACACCCGGAACGTCTCACCGTCAACGCGGCATGACCCTGGGTTGACGGCGAATTGA
- a CDS encoding glycoside hydrolase family 5 protein, which produces MKRPGLPLAVLILLALTTAGTATHNVWRRGVNLDGWLSAGPFVPLGASRLADLQRVRAAGFDFVRVPLDPALFISAQAGSPEPAASLDRLLQEARLRNLGVVVSLAPSDEAKRQVLLGGLARDTYLVLLERLSARLAAAQLPRAMIEPMDEPVDPYRRDCGPSTFDWNAALSDFVAAVRRGAPGLTVLVSGICYADADSMQDLRPLSDHNVTYSFQYLDPLNFTQQGNLNNDGWKNLRGVPYTARDASAMRRAFAGAGGWARQYNLPVLVTAFAVHDTAPTADRLRWLRDLRVLAEEQQFAWTVWSWQDSAGFGVSRGGTLSGELNRALGLSR; this is translated from the coding sequence ATGAAGCGGCCGGGTCTGCCGCTTGCCGTCCTGATCCTGCTGGCACTGACCACGGCGGGCACCGCCACGCATAACGTCTGGCGACGCGGCGTGAACCTCGACGGCTGGCTGAGCGCAGGTCCGTTCGTGCCACTGGGTGCGTCTCGGCTGGCCGACCTGCAGCGGGTGCGGGCGGCGGGCTTCGACTTCGTACGGGTGCCGCTGGATCCGGCGCTGTTCATCAGCGCCCAGGCGGGCTCCCCTGAGCCTGCGGCCTCCCTGGACCGCCTCCTGCAGGAAGCGCGGCTGCGCAACCTTGGGGTGGTGGTGAGCCTCGCACCCTCAGACGAAGCCAAGCGTCAGGTCCTGCTCGGCGGTCTCGCGCGCGACACCTACCTCGTGCTGCTTGAACGGCTGTCGGCACGGCTGGCGGCGGCCCAGCTCCCGCGCGCCATGATTGAACCGATGGACGAACCGGTGGACCCCTACCGCCGCGACTGCGGACCCAGCACCTTCGACTGGAACGCGGCCCTGAGTGACTTCGTGGCCGCCGTCCGCCGGGGCGCACCTGGGCTGACGGTCCTGGTGTCCGGCATCTGCTACGCGGACGCCGACTCCATGCAGGACCTGCGTCCCCTCTCGGACCACAACGTGACGTACAGCTTCCAGTACCTCGACCCTTTGAACTTCACTCAACAGGGCAACCTGAACAACGACGGCTGGAAGAACCTCAGGGGCGTGCCATACACCGCCAGGGACGCCTCGGCCATGCGCCGGGCCTTTGCGGGGGCGGGCGGCTGGGCGCGCCAGTACAACCTGCCGGTGCTGGTCACCGCGTTCGCAGTGCACGACACCGCACCGACCGCCGACCGTCTGCGCTGGCTGCGCGACCTGCGGGTGCTGGCCGAAGAACAGCAGTTCGCGTGGACCGTCTGGAGCTGGCAGGACAGCGCAGGCTTCGGAGTGAGCAGAGGCGGAACCCTCTCCGGCGAACTGAACCGTGCCCTGGGCCTGTCCAGGTGA
- a CDS encoding sugar phosphate isomerase/epimerase family protein — MLYATRLNSLKSRPELAFPAGPIHTEDLLRRATQIRGLNSLSLNFPEHFTPASLQATRQIIEASGLSVDSLNVRYPADTFGDGGLTHPDAAVRQAAIDLTCQALDACAELGGNHVIVWPGFDGFDYPFQDSYARMFAHTVEGFAQIAAHNPAMRVGLEYKPWEPRKYSLIGNMGEALMVVQEIGADNLGVVLDYCHAQMANEHAPKAAALALRHQKLFGVHLNDGYGRQDDGLMVGTTSLITTLELLVLLERGKYPGTIYFDTFPVREDPVRECEWNIRITERLLTLARELAADHSIGAGHDAFNVTRVIERLLFPEKVHG, encoded by the coding sequence ATGCTCTACGCCACACGACTCAATTCACTCAAATCCCGGCCTGAGCTCGCCTTCCCGGCCGGACCGATCCACACGGAAGACCTGCTGCGCCGGGCCACGCAGATCCGGGGGCTCAACTCGCTGAGCCTCAACTTTCCTGAACATTTCACGCCCGCCAGCCTCCAAGCCACCCGCCAGATCATTGAGGCGTCGGGGCTCAGTGTGGACAGCCTGAACGTCCGCTACCCGGCTGACACCTTCGGCGACGGCGGATTGACCCATCCGGACGCCGCAGTTCGCCAGGCAGCCATCGACCTGACCTGTCAGGCGCTCGACGCCTGTGCCGAACTTGGCGGCAATCACGTGATCGTCTGGCCCGGCTTCGACGGTTTCGACTACCCTTTCCAGGACAGCTACGCGCGCATGTTCGCGCACACCGTCGAGGGTTTCGCGCAGATCGCGGCGCACAACCCCGCCATGCGGGTCGGCCTGGAATACAAGCCGTGGGAGCCGCGCAAGTATTCGCTGATCGGCAACATGGGTGAAGCCCTGATGGTCGTCCAGGAAATCGGTGCGGACAACCTCGGGGTGGTCCTCGATTACTGTCACGCCCAGATGGCCAACGAACACGCGCCCAAGGCAGCCGCCCTCGCGCTGCGACACCAGAAGCTCTTCGGTGTGCATCTCAACGACGGCTACGGACGACAGGACGACGGTCTGATGGTCGGCACCACCAGCCTGATCACCACCCTGGAACTGCTGGTGCTGCTGGAGCGCGGAAAGTACCCCGGTACCATCTACTTCGATACCTTCCCGGTCCGTGAGGATCCGGTCCGCGAGTGCGAGTGGAACATTCGCATCACCGAGCGTCTGCTCACGCTGGCCCGCGAACTGGCCGCCGATCACAGCATAGGGGCCGGGCACGACGCCTTCAACGTCACCCGGGTGATTGAACGGCTGCTGTTCCCGGAGAAGGTTCATGGCTGA
- a CDS encoding PfkB family carbohydrate kinase, whose translation MAEHLPEVLVVGSIHLDRMMQLSALPMPGETVIARESWTQLGGKAANQAMAAAVPGVRASLVACVGDDHEGREAEQTLTARGVRTLLQIDAALPTGSSAALLDAAGENVGVIVPGANTALRASALDTPMSGATPALLVCQWETRYDTLHAVLQKARTAGVPVLMNAAPWQDTYRDLLPLADHVVVNAVEAHGWTGTDPQTRPNTLPFGHPSVIVTLGAGGVLHYRHDRLDTDLPAPSVEARSTHGAGDHFVGVLAAQLAQGSPPPQALERATESAAHFVQLLRKHPLPHS comes from the coding sequence ATGGCTGAGCATCTGCCGGAGGTGCTGGTCGTGGGGAGCATTCATCTCGACCGGATGATGCAGCTCAGCGCCCTGCCGATGCCGGGCGAGACGGTCATCGCCCGCGAGAGCTGGACGCAACTGGGCGGCAAGGCGGCCAATCAGGCGATGGCGGCCGCCGTCCCGGGCGTGCGGGCCAGCCTGGTGGCCTGCGTCGGTGACGACCACGAGGGCCGCGAGGCGGAACAGACCCTGACGGCACGGGGCGTCCGGACCCTGCTGCAGATCGATGCTGCCCTGCCCACCGGCAGCAGCGCCGCGCTGCTCGACGCGGCAGGCGAGAACGTGGGCGTGATCGTGCCGGGTGCCAACACGGCCCTGCGCGCCTCGGCGCTCGACACGCCGATGAGCGGGGCGACGCCCGCCCTGCTCGTATGTCAGTGGGAAACGCGGTACGACACCCTCCATGCCGTGCTGCAGAAGGCCCGTACGGCAGGCGTGCCGGTCCTGATGAACGCCGCCCCCTGGCAGGACACCTATCGTGACCTGCTTCCCCTGGCCGACCACGTCGTGGTCAACGCCGTCGAGGCGCACGGCTGGACGGGCACCGACCCGCAGACGCGGCCGAACACGCTTCCGTTCGGCCACCCGAGCGTGATCGTCACCCTCGGGGCCGGCGGGGTGCTGCACTACCGTCACGACCGCCTGGACACTGACCTTCCGGCACCCAGCGTCGAGGCACGCTCCACCCACGGGGCGGGCGATCACTTCGTCGGCGTCCTGGCGGCTCAGCTCGCCCAGGGCTCGCCGCCGCCGCAGGCCCTGGAACGCGCCACCGAATCGGCTGCCCACTTCGTTCAGCTGCTCCGGAAGCACCCGCTTCCCCACTCCTGA
- a CDS encoding sugar ABC transporter substrate-binding protein: protein MNVTRLFALTALLTGVAAAQTFSPDTEKSRIESSQLTAKFGPVPKLSGDVQIGGVMKALSNEYWQLLRTGYIRGGEKYGVKIDAQAPSNESDQIGQLSMMNTMIGKGYKALLVSPQSDVNLLPGIQRAGKASLVINVNDAVAPSAQHFVGNSQYDNGVSVANHLLKTFPKGGQFAVIEGQAGVYAARQRTLGFKTTLAKNTAMKIVASVPADWDRQKAFTTARDLLRRYPELNAFYCNNDTMALGVVEAVKASGRLGKTLVFGTDGINAAYDSIKKGELTGTVDSFPILTGEVAVEVAVRLLGGQKLPRVVATPQALVMKSNMAQYEQFRK, encoded by the coding sequence ATGAACGTGACCCGCCTGTTTGCCCTGACCGCGCTCCTCACCGGTGTCGCCGCAGCCCAGACCTTCTCGCCCGACACCGAGAAGAGCCGCATCGAATCGTCCCAGCTCACGGCCAAGTTCGGACCCGTTCCCAAGCTCAGTGGCGACGTGCAGATCGGCGGCGTGATGAAGGCCCTGTCGAACGAGTACTGGCAACTGCTGCGCACCGGGTACATCAGGGGCGGAGAGAAGTACGGCGTGAAGATCGACGCCCAGGCACCCAGCAACGAGAGCGACCAGATCGGTCAGCTCAGCATGATGAACACCATGATCGGCAAGGGCTACAAGGCGCTGCTGGTGTCCCCGCAGAGCGACGTGAACCTGCTGCCGGGCATTCAGCGGGCCGGCAAGGCCAGCCTGGTCATCAACGTCAACGACGCCGTCGCGCCCTCCGCGCAGCACTTCGTCGGCAACAGCCAGTACGACAACGGCGTGAGCGTCGCGAACCACCTGCTGAAGACCTTCCCGAAGGGCGGCCAGTTCGCTGTGATCGAGGGCCAGGCCGGGGTGTACGCTGCGCGTCAGCGCACGCTGGGCTTCAAGACCACCCTCGCCAAAAACACGGCCATGAAGATCGTGGCGAGCGTGCCGGCCGACTGGGACCGCCAGAAGGCCTTCACCACCGCACGCGACCTGCTGCGCCGCTACCCCGAGCTCAACGCCTTCTACTGCAACAACGACACCATGGCGCTCGGCGTGGTCGAGGCGGTCAAGGCCTCGGGACGCCTCGGCAAGACGCTGGTCTTCGGCACCGACGGCATCAACGCCGCCTACGACAGCATCAAGAAGGGCGAACTGACCGGCACCGTCGATTCCTTCCCGATCCTCACCGGCGAGGTGGCCGTCGAGGTCGCGGTGCGCCTGCTGGGCGGGCAGAAGCTGCCACGGGTGGTCGCCACGCCTCAGGCGCTCGTCATGAAGTCCAACATGGCCCAGTACGAGCAGTTCAGGAAGTAA
- a CDS encoding sugar ABC transporter ATP-binding protein produces the protein MTTPQPTAAPVPELLSAQHIHKSFSGVQVLRDVQFTLRPGEVHALLGENGAGKSTLLKVLFGIYTPESGTLAVDGQPVTLSSPRDAQHHGIAMIHQELALIPELTVAQNVLLGNEGHEWLNYRRMEARVRPFLDQVGLNVPPGTPVKRLTIAQQQMVEIARAVARRARIIIMDEPTSSLTTHEIEALYTVVRELTASGVGVIYVSHHFDEIEALADRVTVLRDGQYIGTVNQRDVNQAQLVSMMVGRELAAQLEPPARQPGEVRLNVDGLSRAGAFQDVGLQVRAGEVVTLAGLIGAGRTEVLRAIYGADTAGSGRIELDGQTVDRPTPAVMMQRGVGFIAEDRRQQGIVPDATVSVNMMLTSWAKGQVSVRETDMRRKVEPQMQQLGIRPANPGQTIRRLSGGNQQKVILGRWLSAGCQLLLIDEPTRGIDVASKADIYALIDDLARQGVAILMVSSELPEVLRLSDRILVMREGRLVGELPRAQASEERILALATGAQSDAEHPTAV, from the coding sequence ATGACGACACCCCAGCCGACCGCCGCGCCGGTCCCTGAACTGCTCAGCGCGCAGCACATCCACAAGTCGTTCAGCGGGGTGCAGGTGCTGCGGGACGTGCAGTTCACCCTGCGGCCCGGTGAGGTCCACGCGCTGCTGGGCGAGAACGGCGCGGGCAAAAGCACGCTGCTCAAGGTGCTCTTCGGCATCTACACCCCCGAGAGCGGCACGCTGGCGGTGGACGGCCAACCCGTGACGCTGAGCAGTCCACGCGACGCCCAGCATCACGGCATCGCCATGATCCATCAGGAACTCGCCCTCATCCCGGAACTCACGGTGGCGCAGAACGTGCTGCTCGGCAACGAGGGCCACGAGTGGCTGAACTACCGCCGGATGGAGGCCCGCGTCCGGCCGTTCCTGGATCAGGTGGGACTGAACGTGCCGCCCGGCACGCCCGTCAAACGGCTGACCATCGCGCAGCAGCAGATGGTGGAGATCGCCCGCGCGGTGGCCCGCAGGGCCCGGATCATCATCATGGACGAGCCGACCTCCAGCCTCACCACCCACGAGATCGAGGCGCTGTACACGGTGGTGCGCGAACTGACCGCCAGTGGCGTGGGCGTCATCTACGTCAGTCATCACTTCGACGAGATCGAGGCGCTCGCCGACCGGGTGACGGTACTCCGGGACGGCCAGTACATCGGCACGGTGAATCAGCGGGACGTGAACCAGGCGCAGCTGGTGAGCATGATGGTCGGCCGGGAACTGGCCGCGCAGCTGGAACCGCCCGCACGGCAGCCCGGCGAGGTGCGGCTGAATGTCGACGGGCTGTCCCGAGCGGGGGCATTCCAGGACGTGGGTCTGCAGGTCCGGGCAGGAGAGGTCGTCACGCTCGCCGGATTGATCGGCGCGGGCCGGACCGAAGTGCTGCGCGCCATCTACGGTGCCGACACTGCAGGCAGCGGCCGGATCGAGCTGGACGGGCAGACCGTCGACCGGCCGACGCCCGCCGTCATGATGCAGCGCGGCGTCGGCTTCATCGCCGAGGACCGCCGGCAGCAGGGCATCGTGCCCGATGCCACCGTGAGCGTGAACATGATGCTCACGAGCTGGGCCAAAGGCCAGGTGAGCGTGCGCGAGACCGACATGCGCCGCAAGGTCGAGCCGCAGATGCAGCAGCTCGGCATCCGGCCCGCCAATCCCGGCCAGACCATCCGCAGGCTGTCGGGCGGCAACCAGCAGAAGGTCATCCTGGGCCGCTGGCTCTCGGCCGGTTGTCAGCTGCTGCTGATCGACGAACCGACGCGCGGCATCGACGTGGCCAGCAAGGCCGACATCTACGCGCTGATCGACGACCTCGCCCGGCAGGGGGTGGCGATCCTGATGGTGTCGTCGGAACTGCCCGAGGTCCTGAGACTCAGCGACCGAATTCTCGTCATGCGGGAAGGACGCCTCGTCGGCGAACTGCCCCGCGCCCAGGCCAGCGAGGAGCGCATCCTGGCGCTGGCCACAGGAGCACAGAGCGATGCAGAACACCCAACAGCCGTCTAG
- a CDS encoding ABC transporter permease, which produces MQNTQQPSSPAQPPSRSVQRVAVIERLREAGILAILLLGAVAFSFTVPSFFSVDNAINGIGLSAAINTIVAIGLTYVIITGGIDLSVGSTAALSAVIGADLMGRGLPVLLAVLVALAVGAVAGLVNGLLVTRVQLAPFIVTLGTMTFYRGLALSYTNGQPILSLPDSYKAALGGTFLGLPIPLIAALALVAVFTLILRFSKTGQYILAIGGNAEAVRLSGINVSRYVTLTYVISGVLAAFAALVLIAQLGAAEPILGNGWELSAIAASVVGGTSLSGGNGNVVGALLGALLLSMLQNVLTLLGVQAFYQLLATGLIIIGAMVIDRYTRGQ; this is translated from the coding sequence ATGCAGAACACCCAACAGCCGTCTAGTCCTGCCCAGCCGCCGTCCCGATCCGTGCAGCGGGTGGCCGTCATCGAGCGGCTCCGTGAGGCCGGCATCCTGGCGATCCTGCTGCTCGGCGCCGTCGCCTTCAGCTTCACCGTGCCGTCGTTCTTCTCGGTCGACAATGCCATCAACGGCATCGGCCTGAGCGCCGCCATCAATACCATCGTCGCGATCGGCCTGACCTATGTGATCATCACGGGCGGCATCGACCTTTCGGTGGGTTCCACTGCCGCCCTGTCGGCCGTGATCGGCGCGGACCTGATGGGCCGGGGCCTGCCGGTGCTGCTCGCGGTGCTGGTGGCGCTGGCGGTGGGGGCAGTGGCCGGGCTGGTCAACGGCCTGCTTGTGACACGGGTTCAGCTCGCGCCGTTCATCGTGACGCTCGGCACCATGACCTTCTACCGGGGACTGGCGCTGTCGTACACCAACGGGCAGCCGATCCTGTCCCTGCCGGACAGCTACAAGGCGGCCCTGGGCGGGACCTTCCTCGGCCTGCCCATTCCGCTCATCGCGGCCCTGGCGCTGGTGGCGGTCTTCACCCTGATCCTGCGCTTCAGCAAGACCGGTCAGTACATTCTCGCCATCGGCGGCAACGCCGAGGCGGTGCGGCTGAGCGGCATCAACGTCAGCCGCTACGTGACGCTGACGTACGTGATCTCGGGTGTGCTGGCGGCCTTCGCGGCGCTGGTTCTCATCGCCCAGCTGGGCGCGGCCGAGCCGATCCTGGGCAACGGCTGGGAGCTGAGCGCCATCGCCGCTTCGGTGGTGGGCGGCACCAGCCTATCGGGCGGCAATGGGAACGTCGTGGGCGCCCTGCTCGGAGCGCTGCTGCTCAGCATGCTGCAGAACGTGCTGACGCTGCTGGGCGTGCAGGCGTTCTATCAGCTGCTCGCCACAGGGCTGATCATCATCGGGGCGATGGTCATCGACCGCTACACGCGGGGGCAGTGA
- a CDS encoding DeoR/GlpR family DNA-binding transcription regulator, whose translation MLPLERHTRILELMDQYETLLTQDIAERVGVSGATIRRDLQDLSERGLLSRTHGGAVRVQRSIAQEPAFAAKSIRMQSEKIAIAEYVAAHIRDGSTLIFDAGTTILEVARRVAGRPFTAIALDLPAAQALAVGATEVLLLGGRVRSNSFSITGPWSEEQLRTLRADVFLMGAHAVDAQGVSNAVIEEAMVKKLAVEVSHRTMLLADHSKFGWRAMTQVCALDQVQQIVTDRGSRKLNWLKESGVDLTVV comes from the coding sequence ATGCTCCCATTAGAGCGTCATACGCGCATTCTTGAGCTGATGGATCAGTACGAGACGCTGCTCACGCAGGACATCGCCGAGCGGGTCGGCGTATCGGGAGCCACGATCCGGCGCGACCTGCAGGACCTCTCGGAACGGGGCCTGCTGTCGAGGACGCACGGCGGCGCCGTCCGGGTGCAGCGCAGCATCGCCCAGGAGCCGGCATTCGCGGCCAAATCCATCCGCATGCAGAGCGAGAAGATCGCCATTGCCGAATACGTGGCCGCCCACATCCGCGACGGATCAACACTGATTTTCGATGCGGGGACCACCATCCTCGAGGTGGCCCGCCGGGTGGCCGGGCGGCCCTTCACGGCCATTGCGCTCGACCTGCCGGCCGCCCAGGCCCTGGCGGTCGGCGCGACCGAGGTCCTGCTGCTGGGCGGCCGGGTCCGCAGCAACAGCTTTTCCATCACCGGCCCCTGGAGTGAAGAGCAGCTGCGCACCCTGCGGGCGGACGTCTTTCTGATGGGCGCGCACGCCGTGGACGCACAGGGCGTCTCGAACGCCGTCATCGAGGAGGCGATGGTCAAGAAGCTGGCGGTCGAGGTGAGCCACCGGACGATGCTGCTGGCAGACCACAGCAAGTTCGGCTGGCGGGCCATGACCCAGGTGTGCGCCCTGGATCAGGTGCAGCAGATCGTGACGGACCGGGGCAGCCGCAAACTGAACTGGCTGAAGGAATCGGGCGTGGACCTCACGGTCGTCTGA
- a CDS encoding alpha/beta hydrolase family protein, with amino-acid sequence MRSRTPFVLSFCLLLGTAASERSSAVTARSLTLNFAGIPARAELLLPDRPARAPLVLLIQGTGPEDMDGSFATFGGQVTNGSLGTLAHALAGQGYAVMRFDKRYARESLSAEGAVAAYTAYGKLSMRDLLSDARTALNAAAAQPDVDASRVYVYGWSEGSVIAATLALEVGARGLIVQGPVANDYASVFARQFGRVGVPYLSRYAQDGRLGLPGLLSSFGGNGSMLAKLQGQLLFDRTSTLEHPVLNTAIDVNHDGMIDLQAEALPAMAAYDRASVPQDPMYAPSTSLPTLDTLTSQLKLPVLILQGGNDANIDPADARTFDTALTKAGNTDHTLKLYPGLGHSLGKAADVTQDDFAPMEKGPMNDMVNWLNTH; translated from the coding sequence ATGCGATCCCGGACCCCGTTCGTGCTGAGCTTCTGCCTCCTGCTGGGCACCGCTGCCTCGGAGAGGAGTTCCGCCGTCACCGCCCGTTCCCTGACGCTGAACTTCGCCGGAATACCCGCCCGGGCCGAACTTCTCCTGCCTGACCGTCCGGCGAGGGCGCCGCTGGTGCTGCTGATTCAGGGAACCGGTCCAGAGGACATGGACGGCAGTTTCGCGACGTTCGGCGGGCAGGTCACGAACGGTTCGCTCGGCACCCTGGCACACGCCCTGGCCGGGCAGGGGTACGCCGTGATGCGTTTCGACAAACGCTACGCCCGGGAAAGCCTGTCGGCCGAAGGCGCGGTCGCCGCGTACACGGCGTACGGCAAGCTGAGCATGCGGGACCTGTTGAGCGACGCCCGGACAGCGCTGAACGCCGCCGCGGCACAGCCGGACGTGGACGCTTCACGGGTGTACGTGTACGGCTGGAGCGAGGGCAGCGTCATCGCCGCCACCCTCGCCCTCGAGGTCGGCGCGCGCGGACTGATTGTCCAGGGCCCGGTCGCGAACGATTACGCGTCCGTCTTCGCCCGGCAGTTCGGGCGGGTCGGCGTTCCGTACCTGTCCAGGTACGCGCAGGACGGACGGTTGGGCCTGCCCGGACTCCTGTCGTCCTTCGGGGGAAACGGCAGCATGCTCGCAAAGCTGCAGGGCCAGCTGCTGTTCGACCGGACGAGCACGCTGGAGCACCCCGTGCTGAACACTGCCATCGACGTGAACCACGACGGCATGATCGACCTCCAGGCCGAGGCCCTCCCCGCCATGGCCGCGTACGACCGCGCGTCCGTCCCGCAGGACCCCATGTACGCGCCGTCCACGTCCCTCCCGACGCTGGACACGCTCACCTCACAGCTGAAGCTCCCCGTGCTGATCCTCCAGGGAGGCAACGACGCGAACATCGACCCCGCCGACGCGCGAACGTTCGACACCGCCCTGACGAAGGCCGGGAACACGGACCATACCCTGAAGCTCTACCCCGGGCTGGGACACAGCCTCGGGAAGGCCGCGGACGTGACGCAGGACGATTTCGCCCCCATGGAGAAAGGACCGATGAACGACATGGTGAACTGGCTGAACACGCACTGA